The following are encoded in a window of Streptomyces sp. SAT1 genomic DNA:
- a CDS encoding TerD family protein, giving the protein MSVTLTKGGNVSLSKRAPGLTAVSVGLGWQADTGYEPDASALLCDRSGKVPSDEHFVFFNNLTSPEGSVRHGGSGGPVGEDDQRIEVDLTRVPAEIEKIVFPVSLYEAANRGQSFGQVRRAHIRVLDRDSGTELARYDLAPGGLSAETALVFGELYRHGAEWKFRAVGQGYASGLAGIATDYGVGVLEEPPPAAPTPAPAPTSAPAPAPTLTPAPIPGSDRAAFPASPPPVHTPPVHVPPAPTAPVPTPTLFSPAAPAAAVSPQPSGSSPVTCFFDPHHGPGETTVTWSPQWGVPRPVQVCGGCAQRVQTTAPPFYTPPQQGYPQTGAPQGYPQQGHAQQGYPQQGYPQQGYGQPYQDQHAQQQGGGRRFGTGALIGAGAAGLVGGALLNEAFDDDEPDVVVNNYYED; this is encoded by the coding sequence ATGAGCGTGACCCTGACCAAGGGCGGCAATGTGTCGCTGAGCAAGCGGGCCCCGGGTCTGACTGCCGTGTCGGTCGGGCTGGGCTGGCAGGCGGACACGGGGTACGAACCGGACGCCAGCGCCCTGCTGTGCGACCGGTCGGGAAAGGTGCCCTCCGACGAGCACTTCGTCTTCTTCAACAACCTGACCAGCCCGGAGGGTTCGGTCCGCCACGGCGGCAGCGGCGGCCCCGTCGGTGAGGACGACCAGCGGATCGAGGTCGACCTCACGCGGGTCCCCGCCGAGATCGAGAAGATCGTCTTCCCGGTCTCCCTCTACGAGGCCGCGAACCGCGGGCAGTCCTTCGGGCAGGTGCGACGCGCGCACATCCGTGTCCTGGACCGGGACAGCGGCACGGAACTGGCCCGCTACGACCTGGCGCCCGGCGGTCTGTCCGCCGAGACCGCGCTCGTCTTCGGCGAGCTGTACCGGCACGGCGCGGAGTGGAAGTTCCGCGCGGTCGGCCAGGGGTACGCCTCCGGGCTCGCCGGCATCGCCACGGACTACGGCGTGGGCGTCCTGGAGGAGCCGCCCCCGGCGGCCCCGACCCCGGCCCCGGCCCCGACCTCGGCCCCGGCCCCGGCCCCGACCCTGACCCCGGCCCCGATCCCGGGATCGGACCGGGCCGCGTTCCCGGCCTCCCCGCCACCGGTGCACACGCCGCCCGTCCACGTTCCACCGGCACCCACGGCACCTGTGCCGACACCGACCCTCTTCTCCCCGGCCGCCCCGGCGGCGGCAGTATCACCGCAACCCTCAGGGAGTTCCCCCGTGACATGCTTCTTCGACCCCCACCACGGCCCCGGTGAGACGACCGTGACCTGGTCCCCGCAGTGGGGCGTGCCCCGGCCCGTGCAGGTGTGCGGCGGCTGCGCCCAGCGGGTGCAGACCACCGCGCCGCCCTTCTACACCCCGCCCCAGCAGGGGTACCCGCAGACCGGTGCGCCGCAGGGCTATCCCCAACAGGGTCATGCCCAACAGGGCTACCCCCAGCAGGGCTATCCGCAGCAGGGATACGGCCAGCCGTACCAGGACCAGCACGCGCAGCAGCAGGGCGGCGGCCGCCGCTTCGGCACCGGGGCCCTCATCGGTGCCGGTGCGGCCGGTCTCGTCGGAGGCGCCCTGCTGAACGAGGCGTTCGACGACGACGAGCCCGACGTGGTCGTCAACAACTACTACGAGGACTGA
- a CDS encoding CAP domain-containing protein, whose amino-acid sequence MLDAGRRAVRPGTAAKATAAGAAVAAVALLITVYRAPEKEPDAAPPVRPTATAPAASQPPALPDPPTSPDVRPAATTSAPARPSAPAPAPARTPASTPVATARAVEAASRRDLLDRTNALRASSGCAPLRTDPRLTRVAQSDARAVAARGTVDPPGGRTADVGERVTAAGYAWTSVGEATAFGDKDAAAVAREWAEDHMRQLLVDCRYTDVGVGLVVSGSERAWTEVLAGS is encoded by the coding sequence GTGCTGGACGCCGGGCGGCGCGCCGTCCGGCCCGGCACCGCGGCCAAGGCCACCGCGGCCGGGGCGGCGGTGGCAGCCGTCGCCCTCCTGATCACGGTGTACCGGGCACCGGAGAAGGAGCCCGACGCGGCCCCGCCCGTCCGCCCCACGGCCACCGCCCCCGCCGCCTCGCAACCACCGGCCCTCCCCGACCCGCCCACGAGCCCCGACGTACGGCCGGCCGCGACCACCTCCGCGCCCGCCCGCCCGTCCGCCCCCGCCCCCGCCCCCGCACGTACCCCCGCCTCGACACCGGTCGCCACCGCGCGGGCGGTCGAGGCCGCGAGCCGCCGCGATCTGCTCGACCGGACCAACGCGCTGCGCGCGAGCAGCGGTTGCGCGCCCCTGCGGACCGATCCGCGGCTGACCCGGGTGGCCCAGAGCGACGCACGCGCCGTCGCGGCGCGCGGCACCGTCGACCCGCCGGGCGGCCGGACGGCCGACGTGGGGGAGCGGGTGACGGCGGCCGGGTATGCCTGGACGTCCGTCGGCGAGGCCACCGCGTTCGGCGACAAGGACGCCGCGGCGGTGGCACGGGAATGGGCGGAGGACCACATGCGTCAGCTCCTCGTCGACTGCCGGTACACCGACGTGGGCGTGGGGCTCGTGGTCTCGGGCAGCGAGCGCGCGTGGACCGAGGTGCTGGCGGGCTCGTAG
- a CDS encoding transposase, whose product MTHNHDRPAVPTSPPGTAPVPPRETVCPRHPADSEPHGVRRADPYDAREAQARSALARVWARVAPLLPPPAERRSRHPGRRPVPDRVVLSVVLHVLREGIPWHTARTGELGCSGVTAWRRLRVWARADTWPRIHEAILRELDGPARLRAVHALGAARSRADGTAAHPGPAPFAAPPKPRPPSPTGTSPTGGEDDDALVAAITRAVTAADEAVLGPLLRRLAGRADTRVVLRLGEALAVASASGRTDRASRTEHYEPASTSVHARSLPETTSPTPTSVYRQSTRS is encoded by the coding sequence ATGACGCACAATCACGACCGCCCGGCGGTGCCCACCTCACCGCCCGGGACCGCGCCGGTGCCGCCCCGGGAGACGGTGTGCCCACGGCATCCGGCCGACAGCGAGCCGCACGGTGTACGGCGCGCGGATCCGTACGACGCGCGGGAGGCGCAGGCGCGTTCGGCCCTGGCAAGGGTCTGGGCGCGCGTCGCTCCCCTGCTGCCCCCGCCCGCCGAGCGGCGGTCGAGGCATCCGGGCCGAAGGCCCGTGCCCGACCGGGTGGTGCTGTCCGTGGTGCTGCACGTGCTGCGCGAGGGCATCCCCTGGCACACCGCCCGCACCGGGGAACTGGGGTGCTCCGGTGTGACCGCCTGGCGCCGTCTGCGCGTCTGGGCGCGGGCGGACACCTGGCCCCGGATCCACGAGGCCATACTCCGTGAACTCGACGGTCCCGCCCGCCTCCGCGCCGTGCACGCCCTCGGGGCGGCGCGGTCGAGGGCGGACGGCACCGCCGCGCACCCCGGACCGGCGCCGTTCGCCGCGCCGCCCAAGCCGCGCCCCCCATCGCCCACGGGCACGTCGCCCACGGGCGGCGAGGACGACGACGCGCTGGTCGCGGCCATCACGCGCGCGGTGACCGCGGCGGACGAGGCGGTGCTCGGACCGCTGCTGAGGCGCCTGGCCGGGCGGGCCGACACACGCGTCGTGCTGCGTCTGGGCGAAGCGCTCGCCGTGGCGTCCGCGAGCGGCCGGACCGACCGCGCGTCCCGGACGGAGCACTACGAGCCCGCCAGCACCTCGGTCCACGCGCGCTCGCTGCCCGAGACCACGAGCCCCACGCCCACGTCGGTGTACCGGCAGTCGACGAGGAGCTGA
- a CDS encoding M4 family metallopeptidase, translating to MRSARISRTALALVAATALAATAGTAVAAPAGHTPATAAPAAGRTSATVEAAQAAAFAHAAATGVGAQTRLRAVEVMADQDGKRHVRFAQLYRGVPVVGGDLVVHLGADSSYLGVTRAAGRAVSLPSTTADLTPREAEKHAAAQVRGGQAAAPRLVVDHTAGTSTLAYEVDVTAADGSPDAARTVLVDAATGAVLRSTPTVDGFLSPRVVTRLHQRGETPRPRSTAGSALVRPSGRSSGYPAPAVGKGLSLFSGTVTLDTTQTAARTYLLKDTTRGDAEIRDARHATREDAKIFTAASPLTDSDDTWGDGTTKDNATAAVDASHGLTATFDFYKKTFSRNGIQNDGVGPKGVVHWGTAYGNAAWYDTCHCMIYGDGDGQTFTKPLVQLDVTGHELTHGVVAATAGLEPTRVDSRGNQYGEPGALNESLADIFGSATEFSTNPKTGNYLMGEQLGLDQGFLRRLDKPSLDRLEGTVDYWGTSTVNAEVHAGSGVSSHAFYLLAEGSGRKTVNGVTYDSATYDGSTVQGIGRDKALRVFYQALTRYMVSTTDFHDARTATLKAAGDLYGTTSTEYAAVDKAWAAVNVTAANQP from the coding sequence ATGCGTTCCGCGCGAATATCCCGAACGGCTCTCGCCCTCGTCGCCGCCACCGCCCTGGCCGCGACCGCCGGTACGGCCGTGGCCGCACCGGCCGGACACACCCCCGCGACGGCGGCTCCCGCGGCCGGCCGGACGTCCGCCACCGTCGAGGCCGCACAGGCCGCCGCGTTCGCCCACGCCGCCGCCACCGGGGTCGGAGCACAGACGCGGCTCAGGGCCGTCGAGGTGATGGCCGATCAGGACGGCAAGCGGCACGTGCGGTTCGCCCAGCTCTACCGCGGTGTGCCGGTCGTCGGCGGCGACCTCGTCGTCCACCTCGGCGCCGACTCCTCCTACCTCGGCGTGACCCGCGCCGCGGGCAGAGCGGTCTCCCTGCCCTCCACCACCGCGGACCTCACCCCGCGCGAGGCCGAGAAGCACGCCGCGGCCCAGGTGCGCGGCGGGCAGGCCGCCGCGCCCCGGCTGGTGGTGGATCACACGGCGGGCACCAGCACCCTCGCGTACGAGGTCGACGTCACGGCCGCGGACGGCTCGCCCGACGCCGCCCGGACCGTGCTCGTCGACGCGGCCACCGGCGCCGTGCTCCGCAGCACGCCCACCGTCGACGGGTTCCTGTCACCGCGGGTCGTGACGCGCCTCCACCAGCGCGGCGAGACCCCGCGCCCGAGGAGCACCGCGGGCAGCGCGCTCGTCCGCCCGTCCGGCAGGAGCTCCGGCTACCCCGCTCCCGCCGTCGGCAAGGGCCTGTCCCTCTTCTCCGGCACCGTCACCCTCGACACCACGCAGACGGCCGCCCGGACGTACCTGCTCAAGGACACCACCCGCGGCGACGCCGAGATCCGCGACGCCAGGCACGCCACCCGCGAGGACGCGAAGATCTTCACCGCCGCCTCCCCGCTGACCGACTCCGACGACACCTGGGGCGACGGCACCACCAAGGACAACGCCACCGCCGCGGTGGACGCCTCGCACGGGCTCACCGCCACCTTCGACTTCTACAAGAAGACGTTCAGCCGCAACGGCATCCAGAACGACGGCGTCGGCCCCAAGGGCGTGGTCCACTGGGGCACCGCCTACGGCAACGCCGCCTGGTACGACACCTGCCACTGCATGATCTACGGCGACGGGGACGGCCAGACCTTCACCAAGCCGCTGGTCCAGCTGGACGTCACCGGCCACGAACTCACCCACGGCGTCGTCGCGGCCACCGCCGGTCTCGAACCGACCCGGGTCGACTCGCGGGGCAACCAGTACGGTGAGCCGGGCGCCCTCAACGAGTCGCTCGCCGACATCTTCGGCAGCGCCACCGAGTTCAGCACGAACCCGAAGACCGGCAACTACCTGATGGGCGAGCAGCTCGGTCTGGACCAGGGCTTCCTGCGCCGCCTGGACAAGCCGTCCCTCGACCGGCTCGAAGGCACCGTCGACTACTGGGGCACCTCCACCGTGAACGCCGAGGTGCACGCCGGGTCCGGCGTCTCCTCCCACGCCTTCTACCTCCTCGCCGAGGGCAGCGGCCGCAAGACCGTCAACGGCGTCACCTACGACTCCGCCACCTACGACGGCTCCACCGTCCAGGGCATCGGCCGGGACAAGGCGCTGCGCGTCTTCTACCAGGCCCTGACCCGGTACATGGTCTCCACCACCGACTTCCACGACGCCCGCACGGCGACGCTGAAGGCGGCGGGCGACCTCTACGGCACCACCAGCACCGAGTACGCCGCGGTCGACAAGGCCTGGGCGGCGGTCAACGTGACCGCCGCCAACCAGCCCTGA
- a CDS encoding alpha/beta hydrolase, which yields MAATAQHRGDTGGSPLRVRHLPPRVRAAVLTLHGGQEESRARPRHWHPAALRMRPVLRSAASAVSPEEVLLGEVRYRHRGWNEGDPAQDALAALDELTGAYGAVPVVLIGHSMGGRAALTASRHPQVRGVLALAPWVVEDEPVDQLRGRRLVVVHGDRDRVTSPAASVAYVRRARARGVCAGAVLVRGGDHAMLRRAGFWHRSAAEITADLLRDEDLVPPARAPEDGRTAGLAARSLTSPDAVIV from the coding sequence ATGGCGGCGACGGCACAGCACCGGGGGGACACGGGCGGATCCCCGCTGCGGGTGCGGCACCTGCCCCCGCGGGTCCGGGCCGCCGTACTCACGCTGCACGGCGGCCAGGAGGAGAGCCGCGCGCGCCCCCGGCACTGGCACCCGGCCGCACTGCGCATGCGCCCCGTGCTCCGGTCCGCCGCATCCGCTGTCTCCCCCGAGGAAGTGCTCCTCGGCGAGGTGCGCTACCGGCACCGGGGCTGGAACGAGGGCGACCCGGCCCAGGACGCCCTGGCCGCGCTGGACGAGCTGACCGGGGCCTACGGCGCGGTGCCCGTCGTACTGATCGGGCACTCCATGGGAGGTCGGGCCGCACTGACGGCGTCCCGCCATCCTCAGGTCAGAGGCGTCCTGGCGCTCGCTCCCTGGGTGGTCGAGGACGAGCCCGTCGACCAGCTGCGCGGCAGACGCCTCGTGGTCGTGCACGGCGACCGGGACCGGGTGACCAGCCCCGCCGCGTCCGTCGCCTACGTCCGGCGCGCCCGCGCCCGCGGCGTGTGCGCCGGCGCGGTGCTGGTGCGAGGGGGCGACCACGCCATGCTGCGCCGGGCCGGCTTCTGGCACCGGTCCGCGGCGGAGATCACCGCGGACCTGCTCCGCGACGAGGACCTCGTCCCACCGGCCCGCGCGCCCGAGGACGGCAGGACGGCGGGACTGGCCGCGCGGAGCCTGACGAGCCCGGACGCGGTCATCGTGTAG
- a CDS encoding SDR family oxidoreductase: MIVVTGATGNIGRPLTRALAEAGQRVTAVSRRPAPVPDGVRHMVADLSEPAGLRPALEGADALFLLLSGDLHAAGASPADILREATGSGVRRIVLLSTLGVVTRPFGATRIAMRALEDTLRESGADWSILRPGGFASNALWWAESVRTRQLVAAPFGDVGVPVVDPADIAAVAAACLLDDRHTGGVYELTGPEVITPRQQARALADALGSPVRFQELTRAEARAAMAQSMPAELADDTLDILGSPNPAELRVSPDVQRVLGRAPRPFADWAARNVAAFR; encoded by the coding sequence ATGATCGTGGTGACCGGGGCCACCGGGAACATCGGCCGGCCGTTGACGCGGGCGCTGGCCGAGGCGGGACAGCGGGTGACGGCGGTGTCGCGGCGCCCGGCGCCGGTGCCGGACGGGGTACGGCACATGGTGGCCGACCTGTCCGAGCCGGCCGGCCTCAGGCCCGCGCTGGAGGGGGCCGACGCGCTGTTCCTGCTGCTCTCCGGCGATCTGCACGCCGCCGGAGCCAGCCCCGCCGACATCCTCCGGGAGGCCACGGGCAGCGGGGTCCGGCGGATCGTCCTGCTCTCCACACTGGGTGTGGTGACCCGGCCCTTCGGCGCCACGCGGATCGCGATGCGCGCGCTGGAGGACACGCTGCGCGAGTCCGGCGCGGACTGGTCGATCCTGCGGCCGGGCGGCTTCGCCTCCAACGCCCTGTGGTGGGCCGAGTCCGTGCGCACGCGGCAGCTCGTCGCCGCGCCCTTCGGTGACGTCGGGGTGCCGGTCGTCGACCCGGCGGACATCGCGGCGGTCGCGGCGGCCTGCCTGCTGGACGACCGCCACACCGGCGGCGTCTACGAGCTGACCGGCCCGGAGGTGATCACTCCCCGTCAGCAGGCGCGGGCCCTCGCCGACGCGCTGGGCTCCCCGGTGAGGTTCCAGGAGCTCACCCGCGCGGAGGCCAGGGCCGCCATGGCGCAGAGCATGCCGGCGGAGCTGGCCGACGACACCCTGGACATCCTCGGTTCGCCGAACCCGGCCGAGCTGCGTGTCAGCCCGGACGTCCAGCGGGTCCTCGGCCGCGCCCCGCGCCCCTTCGCCGACTGGGCGGCGCGCAATGTGGCGGCGTTCCGCTGA
- a CDS encoding winged helix-turn-helix transcriptional regulator — MAGGVQDRQAGAGERYDVFHTDCPARDVVDHVTSRWGVWVLISLRNNDLRFYELRESIRGISEKMLAQTLRALVQDDLVWRKVEPTTPPQVTYGLTEFGRDVGEPLTDLFDRITRRLPPHGAQDR, encoded by the coding sequence ATGGCGGGAGGCGTGCAGGACAGGCAGGCCGGGGCGGGGGAGCGGTATGACGTGTTTCACACGGACTGCCCCGCGCGTGACGTGGTCGACCATGTGACCAGCAGGTGGGGCGTCTGGGTGCTGATCTCCCTGCGGAACAACGACCTGCGGTTCTACGAGCTGCGCGAGAGCATCCGGGGCATCAGCGAGAAGATGCTCGCCCAGACGCTGCGCGCGCTGGTCCAGGACGACCTGGTCTGGCGGAAGGTCGAGCCGACGACACCGCCTCAGGTCACCTACGGGCTGACCGAGTTCGGCCGGGACGTCGGCGAGCCGCTGACGGATCTCTTCGACCGGATCACACGGCGGCTGCCGCCGCACGGCGCGCAGGACCGCTGA
- a CDS encoding ABC-F family ATP-binding cassette domain-containing protein yields MITVRDAELRAGARLLLSGISFTVSPGDRIGLVGRNGAGKTTLMTALAGRAEPAAGTITRTGAVAHLAQDSRAADPAVTTMDRILSARGLDAALRRLRAAETAMAGAVSSGDLERAMRAYAAAEAAFQAGGGYAAEAEAARVAAGLGLPERVLPEPVGDLSGGQRRRVELARILFAGHDGVLLLDEPTNHLDADSTGWLRAFLREYPGGLVVISHDTALLAGVVNRVFHLDATRATIDIHNTGWTAHLTQRAADRRRRERERANAERKAAALHTQAERMKARSATAAMARSMARRADRMLADLEPARRTEKTARIRLPEPLPCGRMPLGAVRLTKSYGGRRVLDGVDLAVDRGNRLVVLGLNGAGKTTLLRILAGAERPDTGRVVHGHGLRLGYFAQEHDTLDPGRTVLQNLSDAAPHLTEGEARRVLGAFLFGGDDADKSAGVLSGGEKTRLALAGLVHSGANVLLLDEPTNNLDPASRTEVLAAVGSYPGAIVMVTHDEGAIDALRPGRVLLLPDADEDLWSEDHRALVALA; encoded by the coding sequence GTGATCACTGTTCGCGATGCCGAGTTGCGTGCGGGCGCCCGCCTGCTGCTCTCGGGTATTTCTTTCACTGTCTCCCCCGGTGACCGTATCGGCCTGGTCGGCCGCAACGGAGCGGGGAAGACCACCTTGATGACCGCCCTGGCCGGACGGGCCGAGCCCGCCGCCGGGACGATCACCCGCACCGGCGCGGTCGCCCACCTCGCGCAGGACTCCCGCGCCGCCGACCCGGCGGTCACGACCATGGACCGGATCCTGTCCGCTCGCGGCCTGGACGCGGCACTGCGCCGCCTGCGCGCGGCCGAGACCGCGATGGCCGGCGCCGTCTCGTCCGGCGACCTTGAGCGGGCGATGCGAGCCTACGCCGCGGCCGAGGCCGCCTTCCAGGCCGGCGGCGGGTACGCGGCCGAGGCCGAGGCCGCCCGTGTGGCGGCCGGGCTCGGCCTGCCCGAGCGGGTGCTGCCCGAGCCGGTCGGCGACCTCTCGGGCGGCCAGCGGCGCCGGGTCGAGCTGGCACGGATCCTGTTCGCCGGCCACGACGGCGTGCTGCTGCTGGACGAGCCGACCAATCACCTGGACGCCGATTCCACCGGCTGGCTGCGCGCGTTCCTGCGCGAGTACCCGGGCGGTCTCGTGGTGATCAGCCATGACACCGCTCTGCTCGCCGGTGTGGTCAACCGGGTCTTCCACCTGGACGCCACCCGGGCGACCATCGACATCCACAACACCGGCTGGACCGCCCATCTGACGCAGCGTGCGGCGGACCGGCGACGGCGGGAGCGGGAGCGGGCGAACGCCGAGCGCAAGGCCGCGGCCCTGCACACGCAGGCGGAGCGGATGAAGGCCCGCTCGGCCACCGCCGCCATGGCCCGCAGCATGGCCCGGCGCGCGGACCGCATGCTGGCGGATCTGGAACCGGCCCGCCGCACGGAGAAGACCGCCAGGATCCGGCTGCCCGAGCCGCTGCCGTGCGGCCGGATGCCGCTGGGCGCGGTCAGACTGACCAAGTCCTACGGCGGCCGCCGGGTCCTCGACGGCGTGGACCTGGCCGTGGACCGGGGCAACCGCCTGGTCGTCCTCGGCCTCAACGGCGCGGGCAAGACCACCCTGCTGCGCATCCTCGCCGGCGCCGAGCGGCCCGACACCGGCCGCGTGGTGCACGGACACGGGCTGCGGCTGGGCTACTTCGCCCAGGAGCACGACACCCTCGATCCCGGGCGCACGGTCCTGCAGAACCTGTCGGACGCCGCGCCGCACCTGACGGAGGGCGAGGCGCGGCGGGTCCTGGGCGCGTTCCTGTTCGGCGGGGACGACGCGGACAAGAGCGCCGGGGTCCTGTCCGGCGGGGAGAAGACCCGCCTGGCGCTGGCCGGGCTGGTCCACTCCGGTGCCAACGTGCTGCTGCTGGACGAGCCGACCAACAACCTCGACCCCGCCTCCCGTACCGAGGTCCTGGCGGCCGTCGGCTCCTACCCGGGCGCGATCGTGATGGTCACCCACGACGAGGGCGCCATCGACGCCCTGCGCCCCGGCCGCGTCCTGCTCCTGCCGGACGCGGACGAGGACCTGTGGAGCGAGGACCACCGCGCCCTGGTCGCCCTCGCCTGA
- a CDS encoding NAD(P)-binding domain-containing protein yields MVRDYLIIGAGPAGLQLAALLEREGRDYAVLERGSGPGTFFTRFPRHRQLISINKVNTGYTDPERDLRMDWNSLLTDDPALRFTRYSERYFPAADDMVRYLGDFARRTGARVEYGVRAASVSRDDDGFTVRDDTGRTWRARRLVVATGLSLPHIPDIPGIEEAERYADFDTDPASFTGRRVLVLGKGNSAFETADSLMEKAAVIHVAGPHSLKLAWQTHFVGHLRAVNNNFLDSYQLKSQNAVLDGTVERIERRADGGYRVEFRYARTTERLRELHYDRVVVCTGFRFDASPFEADCRPALAVDGRFPAQTSAYESVDVPGLYFAGTLTQQRDFKRSTNGFIHGFRYGVRALHRILGARHHATPWPARTLPTAPEAVADALVERVNRSSGLWQQFGFLGDVVTVHDDHALHQEEVPLDYVSDGGLGPAPHRFVVDLEYGPDHDHVDPFDVTVPRVSENDPEHARDATYLHPVVRHYRDGELAGAHHLAENLENDWDIPAVHRQPLAAFVKSCLG; encoded by the coding sequence ATGGTGCGCGACTACCTCATCATCGGGGCCGGACCGGCCGGACTCCAGCTCGCCGCTCTGCTGGAACGCGAGGGACGCGACTACGCCGTCCTGGAGCGGGGGAGCGGGCCCGGGACGTTCTTCACCCGCTTCCCCCGGCATCGGCAGCTCATATCGATCAACAAGGTCAACACCGGTTACACCGACCCGGAACGCGACCTGCGCATGGACTGGAACTCGCTGCTCACCGACGATCCCGCACTGCGGTTCACCCGGTACAGCGAGCGCTACTTCCCGGCCGCCGACGACATGGTGCGCTATCTGGGCGACTTCGCCCGGCGCACCGGCGCCCGCGTCGAGTACGGCGTCCGGGCCGCCTCCGTCTCCCGCGACGACGACGGCTTCACCGTACGCGACGACACCGGCCGGACCTGGCGGGCCCGGCGACTCGTCGTCGCCACCGGCCTGTCCCTGCCCCACATCCCGGACATCCCCGGGATCGAGGAAGCCGAACGCTACGCCGACTTCGACACCGACCCGGCCTCCTTCACCGGCCGGCGGGTGCTCGTCCTCGGCAAGGGCAACTCCGCGTTCGAGACCGCCGACTCCCTCATGGAGAAGGCCGCCGTCATCCACGTCGCCGGACCGCACTCGCTGAAACTGGCCTGGCAGACCCACTTCGTGGGCCATCTGCGCGCGGTGAACAACAACTTCCTCGACAGCTACCAGCTCAAGTCGCAGAACGCCGTCCTGGACGGCACCGTCGAGCGGATCGAACGGCGGGCGGACGGCGGCTACCGGGTGGAGTTCCGCTACGCCCGGACCACCGAGCGGCTCCGCGAACTCCACTACGACCGCGTCGTGGTCTGCACCGGATTCCGCTTCGACGCCTCGCCGTTCGAGGCCGACTGCCGGCCGGCCCTCGCCGTCGACGGCCGCTTCCCCGCCCAGACCTCCGCCTACGAGTCGGTCGACGTGCCCGGCCTGTACTTCGCCGGCACGCTCACGCAGCAGCGCGACTTCAAACGCTCCACGAACGGCTTCATCCACGGATTCCGCTACGGCGTGCGCGCCCTGCACCGCATCCTCGGCGCCCGCCACCACGCGACACCCTGGCCGGCCCGCACCCTGCCCACAGCCCCGGAGGCCGTCGCCGACGCCCTCGTGGAGCGCGTCAACCGCTCCTCCGGCCTGTGGCAGCAGTTCGGCTTCCTCGGCGACGTGGTCACCGTCCACGACGACCACGCCCTCCACCAGGAGGAGGTCCCCCTCGACTACGTCAGCGACGGCGGACTCGGCCCCGCCCCGCACCGGTTCGTCGTCGACCTGGAGTACGGGCCCGACCACGACCACGTCGACCCCTTCGACGTCACCGTGCCCCGCGTCAGCGAGAACGACCCCGAACACGCGAGGGACGCCACCTACCTCCACCCCGTGGTGCGCCACTACCGCGACGGCGAACTCGCAGGGGCCCACCACCTGGCGGAGAACCTGGAGAACGACTGGGACATCCCGGCCGTCCACCGGCAGCCGCTCGCCGCGTTCGTGAAGTCCTGCCTTGGCTGA